Within the Streptomyces sp. NBC_00353 genome, the region GGAAGGCTTGCGCGAACTGCTCGCCGCCGACGGGTCACTTCGCGCGGCATCCGAAGCTCTCGACGACGGCCATCGGGTCTGAGCGAGCGGCGCCTCGGCTTGCCCATCGACGTTCAGGTCCGATTCGCGCAGGAGTCCGTCACTGCTTGCAGCACCAGTACCGAGAGGTCGTCCTCGACCGGCCCCGTCCCGAAGTCGTGCGCCGCCCGCCGCACGTGCTCCGCAAGTGCCTTCGCACCCAGTCCCATACCTTGCCTGAGCACATCGGCCAGACCGTCATTGTCGTCCAACTGCCAGTTTCCGCAGCGGCGTTCGGTGACGCCGTCGGTCACGCACAACAGCGTCTCACCGGGCGCGAGGTCGAAGCTGACGGCCCGGAATTCGGCGCCCTCATCGATGCCGAGCAGCATCTGGGGTACAGAGGCCGGTTCCACCTTGCCGTCGGCGTGCAGATGCAGCGGCGGAGGATGGCCTGCAGTGGCGACCGTGCAGTGGGCTCCGGGCACACCCGGGTCGACCGTCAACTCCCCGTACAGCAGGCTCAGGAAACGGGAGCCTGTCTGCTCGGCGCCGAGCGCGAATGCCTCGGCGCTCTCTTCCGCCATGGCGGCGTTCAGCCGGGCGAGCACCGACTCGACACCATGGCCCTCGCGCGCCAGCAGCCTCACCAGGTGGCGGGCCAGGCCGGTGACGGACATCGCCTCCGGGTCCTTCCCCTGTACGTCCCCGAGCAGGAAGCACCAGTGGTTCTCGCCCCTCGGGAAGATGTCGTAGAAGTCGCCGCCGACGGTCTGCCCCTCGCCGTGCGGCTCGTAGACGATCGCCGTATCGACGCCGACGATCCTGGCCAGCGTCGCCGGCAGCTGCCTGCGCTGGAGCGCGGCGCTGATCCTGCGCTGCCGGGTGTACTGGCGAGCGGTGTACACGGCCTGCGCGACCCTGCGGGCCACGTCCTGGACCATCCGCACCACGGTGTCGGTCATCTGCGGCTGCCCGGCCCGGCCGAGCAGCAGTACACCCTGGTCGGTGTCGCGGGCGATGAGTGGGAAGGCGAACGCCGACCCGCCCGCATGGGCGACACCGGCACTCTCCGGCCACGGCCAGGGCGTACCTCCGATGCGGACCGCGGAGGGCGGCGGAATCCGCTCCAGCTCCTCGCGCAGCGGAGTGATGCGCTGCTCGTCGGCATGCCAGACCCGGGACAACTGCAGGCCCCTCCCCGGCATGTTCAGCCAGATGCCGCACCAGTCCGCGAGCCGGGGTACCAGCATCTGGGCCGCGAGCGCGGTGACCATGGCCTCGTCGAGCTGGCCTGCCAGGAGTTCGCTGGTCTCGGCGAGGAACGACGGGCCGCCACGGTCGCTCCACTCGGCGGCGTACCCCTGGGCATGCGCCGGATGTACTGATGGCCCTGCATCATGGTGCTTTGCGTCGCTGTGACGCCCGGTGGTACCGGGATCGGTGATACCGGGACCGGACGCGGCCGAATCTGTCGCAGCAGTCCCTCGCTCCGCGGCCTCCAGCCGGAACCAGACCCTCTTCTCCGCCCGCCGGTAGGTCACGCCCCAGGACTCCGAGAGCGCACTCACCAGCTGGAGGCCGTAGCCGGGCTCGCCACGCCGGGTGTCCGCGCCGCCGCGTACCCCCCTGGAGGGGTGGCGGTCCGCGACCTCCACGACGACACCCAACCGGGTGGCCGGGTTCCGCTCCAGGCGGCAGACCACGTCGATATCGGTGCCGGCGTACATGACGGCGTTGGTGACCAGCTCGCTGACGAGCAGGACGGCGTCGTCGACGAGCTCCTCGGGGACCGTCATCGGTGCAGGGGCCGCGGCCGCACCGGGAGCCGAATCGGCGGCCGACGCGCCGTCCCCGTTCGCGGGCGCTGTCCACCCCTCAAGCGCCGCATACACGAATTCGCGCGCCCGGGCGGCCGCCAGCTGGTTCGCCGGCAGCCCCTTCCTGGACACGGATTCGGTCGCGTGTACGGACAACGGAACCCCTCTTCCCCCCGTGTGCATCAAATACGCCCAGAAAGCAGTATTTTCGTGCGCTTTATACTATGACATGCGTGACCAATGAACCTCTGGTGTGCACCGATGGATCTTGGGCGGAGGGTGTTTCATGACACTGGACCCGACCCGACCCGCCACGGAGCCAGACGGGCAGTGGGTTTGTACGAGCGATCTACGCCCCTTGCTCGGTGCGATGAAGGCCCTGTGCGACGGTGATTTCACAGCGCGCGTGGAGGACCCGGAGAAACAGGGCGCCGTCGTGCCGGACGGGGTGCTGGCCGAAATGGCCGGGGTGTTCCAACAGATCGTCGCGCGGAACGCACATCTCGCCTCGGAGCTCCAGCGGGTGCGCCACGAGATCATCCGACAGGGACGGCTGGACGAGCGGATCTCGGCGAGTCCCGGCACGGGTGCCTGGACGACGAACATCGAGGCCGCCAATACGGTGCTCGAAGCACTGGTGGTACCCGTCGCGAAGGCCACCCGAGTGCTGGACGCCGTCGCGGACGGCGATCTGACCCAGCACGTCGATCTGCACGACGGAAGCCGCCAGCTCCGCGGTGACCTGCGACGCCTGGGCATCGGCGTGAACCGCATGGTGGACCAGCTCTCGCTCTTCACCGGCGAGGTGACCCGGGTCGCCCGCGAGGTCGGCACCGAGGGGCGCCTCGGTGGCCGGGCGAAGGCGCAGGGCCTGTCGGGCGACTGGCTCCATGTGACCGAAGCGGTCAATACGATGGCGTCCCGGCTGACTGCGCAGGTGCGGGACATCGCGGTCGTGACGACGGCGGTGGCGCGCGGCGACCTGACACAGCAGGTGACGGTCGAAGCCACCGGTGAGCTGCTGGAGCTGAAGCTCACGGTCAACACCATGGTCGACCAGCTGCGGGCGTTCGCCGACGAGGTGACCAGGGTCGCCCGCGAGGTCGGCACCGAGGGCCAGCTCGGCGGTCGCGCCCAGGTCAGGGGCGTATCCGGGGTCTGGAAGGACCTCACCGACAACGTCAACTTCATGGCGTCGAACCTGACGTCCCAGGTCCGCAACATCGCCCAGGTGACCACCGCCGTCGCCAACGGCGACCTCAGCCAGAAGATCACCGTGGACGCGCGGGGCGAGATCCTGCAGCTGAAGTCGACGATCAACACCATGGTCGACCAGCTCTCCGCCTTCGCCGACGAGGTCACCCGCGTCGCCCGCGAGGTCGGCACCGAGGGCCAGCTCGGCGGCCGCGCCCACGTCAGGGGCGTATCCGGGGTCTGGAAGGACCTCACCGACAACGTCAACTTCATGGCCGACAACCTCACCTCCCAGGTCCGCAACATCGCCCAGGTCGCCACCGCGGTCGCGGAGGGTGACCTCGGCAAGACGATCACCGTGGAGGCCAAGGGAGAGATCCTGGAGCTCAAGTCGACGATCAACACCATGGTCGACCAGCTCTCCGCCTTCGCCGACGAGGTCACCCGCGTCGCCCGCGAGGTCGGCACCGAGGGCAACCTCGGCGGTCAGGCACAGGTCAGGGGCGCTTCCGGGGTCTGGAAGGACCTCACCGACAACGTCAACCGCATGGCGCTCAACCTCACCTCCCAGGTCCGCAACATCGCCCAGGTGACCACCGCCGTCGCCAACGGTGATCTGTCGAAGAAGATCGATGTCGACGCGCGCGGCGAGATCCTGGAGCTGAAGGACACCGTGAACACGATGGTCCAGCAGCTGAGGGCTTTCGCGGACGAGGTGACCAGGGTGGCCCGTGAGGTCGGCACCGACGGTCGACTCGGCGGCCAGGCTCAGGTCCACGGCGTCTCGGGCGTCTGGAAGAACCTCACCGACAACGTCAACTTCATGGCCGACAACCTCACCTCCCAGGTCCGCAACATCGCCCAGGTCGCCACCGCAGTCGCGGAGGGCGACCTGTCGAAGAAGATCGACGTGGACGCGCGCGGCGAGATCCTGGAACTCAAGTCCACGATCAACACCATGGTCGACACGCTCTCCTCGTTCGCCTCCGAGGTGACACGAGTGGCCCGCGAGGTGGGCAGCGAGGGACAGCTCGGCGGCCAGGCCCGGGTGGAGGGTGTCTTCGGGACATGGAAGCGGCTGACCACCAGCGTCAATGAGCTGGCACTGAATCTGACCACCCAGGTGCGCGCGATCGCCGAGGTCGCCAGCGCCGTCACACAGGGCGACATGTCCGGCTCCATCTCGGTGGAGGCCCAGGGCGAGGTCGCCGCCCTGAAGAACAACATCAACCTCATGGTGGCGAACCTCCGTGAGACCACCCGGGCCAAGGACTGGCTGGAGTCCAACCTGACCCGTATCGCGGGACTCATGCAGGGCCACCGCGACCTGGTCGAGGTCGCCGACCTGATCCTGCGCGAGCTGACCCCTCTGGTGAACGCCCAGTACGGGGCATTCTTCCTGGCAGAAGCGGGCGCGGAGCCCGGCGAGGACCTTGAGCTCCTGGCCGGCTACGGCACCGGCCAGCCCGAAGGCCGCCGCCGGCGTACCCGGCTCAGCCTCGACGCCCCTGGCTGGGGTCTGGTCACCCAAGCCGCAACGGAGAAACGGCGAATTCTCATCGAGGCGGTCCCCAGCGAATACATCACCATCAGTTCCGGCCTCGGCGCCGCGCCCCCGGCCAGCATCGTCATCCTGCCGATCCTCTTCGAGGACCGGGTGCTCGGAGTCATCGAACTGGCCTCGTTCAGCAGCTTCAGCGAGGTCCACCTCGCCTTTGTCGACCAGTTCGTGAACACCATCGGTGTCTCCATCAACACCATCATCGCCAACTCCCGTACCGAGTCCCTCCTCTCGGAATCCCAGCGCCTCACCGCCGAACTGCGCAAGCGCTCCGACGAGTTGCAGCTCACCAACGCCGAGCTGGAGGAGAAGGCGGCGCTGCTGGCCACGTCCTCCCAGTACAAGTCGGAATTCCTGGCGAACATGTCGCACGAATTGCGCACGCCGCTCAATTCGCTCCTCGTGCTGTCGCGGCTCCTCGCCGACAACCCCGACGACCACCTCTCCCCGCAGGAGGTGGAGTTTGCCGTCACCATCCACCGCGCGGGCTCCGACCTGCTGCAACTGATCAACGACATCCTCGACCTGTCGAAGATCGAAGCAGGCCGGATGGATGTGCACCCCAAGAAACTGCCGCTGATCAAACTGCTCGACTACGTACGGGCGACGTTCCAGCCGCTCGCTCTGGACCGCGGCCTGTCGTTCGACATCAAGGTCGGCGAGAACGTACCGCTCGAACTCTTCTCGGACGAGCAGCGGCTCCAGCAGATCCTCCGCAACCTCCTCTCCAACGCAATGAAGTTCACCTCGTCCGGCGGAGTGCAACTGATCGTCGAACGCTCGACGGTCTCGGACTTCGAGGAGGAGACGCTGCGCAACGCCGACTCCGTCATCGCTCTGACCGTCAAGGACACCGGAATCGGCATCGCGCCGGAGAAGCTCGACCAGATCTTCGAGGCCTTCCAGCAGTCCGACGGCACCACCAACCGCAAATACGGCGGCACCGGGCTCGGCCTCTCCATCAGCCGGGACATGGCCGGCCTGCTCGGCGGCCGGATCATCGCCGAGAGCGAACAGGGCGTCGGCTCCGCCTTCACCCTCTTCGTCCCCGTGCACTACACGGGCCCGCCCTCCGGCGCCCTCCCCGCGGTGGAAGCGCGCCAAGTGAGCAGCACCACCCGAGCCATCGCCGAACTCACCGCCCTCACCGGCCGACCCGCAGCCGAGCCCGGACCCGAGTCGCAGGTCGATGTGTTCAGGCCCCAGGAGTCCGCGCCCCGCACCGGAACCCGGCCCGACGGCAGCGACGACGGCGTCAGCTGGCCGGAGACGACCCGCCTCAGGGACTGGCTGAGCGGCCGCCTCGCCGGGGTGCTGACCGACCGTCGCATCCTCATCGTCGACGACGACATCCGGAACGTCTTCGCACTGACGCATGTGCTGGGGCGCGTCGGCATCAGCGTCAAGTACGCGGAGAACGGCCGCGAGGGCCTGGAGGTCCTTGATCAGACACCTGACGTATCACTGGTGCTGATGGACATCATGATGCCCGAAATGGATGGATACGAGATGATCGCAGCGATCCGTCGCACACCTCGTTTCGCGGACCTGCCGATCATCGCGCTCACCGCGAAGGCCATGCCCGGTGACCGCGAGAAGGCCATCGAGAGCGGCGCGGACGACTACGTCCCCAAGCCGGTGGACGTCGACCGCCTGCTGTCGGTGATCTGCCGGCTCCTCGACCCGCAGTGCACTCTGCCGGAGCCGCGGCCGGATCCCTCCGACAACGTCCGCGCCACGGACCGGGACGACGGCGACACCCTCAGGAACAGGGACGATGACGACGGAGCAACAGGACGGCCATCATGACGGCGACACAGCCAGCAGCATCGGAGACCGCCAGCATCCTCATCGTCGACGACATGGAGGAGAACCTGGTCGCCCTCGAAGCCGTACTCGGCTCACTGGGCCACGTGGTCCGCGCGCACTCGGGTGAGGAAGCCCTCAAGGCGATGCTGCGCCAGGAGTTCGCAGTCGTGCTCATCGACGTGCTGATGCCGGGCATGAACGGCTTCGAAACCGCCGCCAACATCAAGGGGCTCGACCAGACGAAGGATGTCCCGATCATCCTGCTGACCGGAGCCGCGGTCGATCCGAACTACGCCTACCGCGGCTACACGGTCGGCGCCGCCGATTTCCTGATCAAGCCCTTCGACCCCTGGCTGCTGCGGACCAAGGTCAACGTCTTCCTCGATCTGTTCCGCAAGAACCGCCAACTCGTGGACCAATCCGAACAGTTGAAGCGCCTCCTGACGGCGGACGGCGGCCGCCCGACGGTTACGCCGTCCCCTCCTCCCCCGACTTGCGCATCCACCGAGCCGTCGTACGGTACGGACGGCAAGGACACCACGGACTCCGCGGAGCGCCCTGCACGCCCGGACGACGCCGACCGGCTGTCTGAGGTCGTCGGCCAACTCGCCCAGGCGGAACTCCTGCTACGAGACGCCAACGGTCCGGGCGGGGCGGACCTCGCCGACCGCATCGTCGAACTGGAACAGGCGGTGGGACGGCTGATGGCGGAACGCGAAACGTAGGAACGCACTCGGATCGTCACGATCCGCCGATCACGCCACCGGCCCCGAGGCCGCCCCCTCCCGGGTGCGCTACATACCGGGACGGTCCGGCCCTCGTCCCCTTCGGATGCCGGTCGCCGACCGTGCGCGGGTGGCCTTCAGCTGTGTGGATCTCCGCGCCCGCTGCAGAGCCTGATGGACCGACCAGACGACGGATACGAGCGGCACTGTCACGATCGCTCCCAGCGCCCCCGCCGCGATCGCGCCGGCGATCACGGAGAGCGCGATCACGACCGGATGCAGGCGGACGGCCCAGCTCATCACGATCGGGTGCAGGAGGTGCCCTTCGATCTGGCCGATGACGACGATCAGCGCGACGACGAC harbors:
- a CDS encoding SpoIIE family protein phosphatase produces the protein MHTGGRGVPLSVHATESVSRKGLPANQLAAARAREFVYAALEGWTAPANGDGASAADSAPGAAAAPAPMTVPEELVDDAVLLVSELVTNAVMYAGTDIDVVCRLERNPATRLGVVVEVADRHPSRGVRGGADTRRGEPGYGLQLVSALSESWGVTYRRAEKRVWFRLEAAERGTAATDSAASGPGITDPGTTGRHSDAKHHDAGPSVHPAHAQGYAAEWSDRGGPSFLAETSELLAGQLDEAMVTALAAQMLVPRLADWCGIWLNMPGRGLQLSRVWHADEQRITPLREELERIPPPSAVRIGGTPWPWPESAGVAHAGGSAFAFPLIARDTDQGVLLLGRAGQPQMTDTVVRMVQDVARRVAQAVYTARQYTRQRRISAALQRRQLPATLARIVGVDTAIVYEPHGEGQTVGGDFYDIFPRGENHWCFLLGDVQGKDPEAMSVTGLARHLVRLLAREGHGVESVLARLNAAMAEESAEAFALGAEQTGSRFLSLLYGELTVDPGVPGAHCTVATAGHPPPLHLHADGKVEPASVPQMLLGIDEGAEFRAVSFDLAPGETLLCVTDGVTERRCGNWQLDDNDGLADVLRQGMGLGAKALAEHVRRAAHDFGTGPVEDDLSVLVLQAVTDSCANRT
- a CDS encoding HAMP domain-containing protein, which codes for MTLDPTRPATEPDGQWVCTSDLRPLLGAMKALCDGDFTARVEDPEKQGAVVPDGVLAEMAGVFQQIVARNAHLASELQRVRHEIIRQGRLDERISASPGTGAWTTNIEAANTVLEALVVPVAKATRVLDAVADGDLTQHVDLHDGSRQLRGDLRRLGIGVNRMVDQLSLFTGEVTRVAREVGTEGRLGGRAKAQGLSGDWLHVTEAVNTMASRLTAQVRDIAVVTTAVARGDLTQQVTVEATGELLELKLTVNTMVDQLRAFADEVTRVAREVGTEGQLGGRAQVRGVSGVWKDLTDNVNFMASNLTSQVRNIAQVTTAVANGDLSQKITVDARGEILQLKSTINTMVDQLSAFADEVTRVAREVGTEGQLGGRAHVRGVSGVWKDLTDNVNFMADNLTSQVRNIAQVATAVAEGDLGKTITVEAKGEILELKSTINTMVDQLSAFADEVTRVAREVGTEGNLGGQAQVRGASGVWKDLTDNVNRMALNLTSQVRNIAQVTTAVANGDLSKKIDVDARGEILELKDTVNTMVQQLRAFADEVTRVAREVGTDGRLGGQAQVHGVSGVWKNLTDNVNFMADNLTSQVRNIAQVATAVAEGDLSKKIDVDARGEILELKSTINTMVDTLSSFASEVTRVAREVGSEGQLGGQARVEGVFGTWKRLTTSVNELALNLTTQVRAIAEVASAVTQGDMSGSISVEAQGEVAALKNNINLMVANLRETTRAKDWLESNLTRIAGLMQGHRDLVEVADLILRELTPLVNAQYGAFFLAEAGAEPGEDLELLAGYGTGQPEGRRRRTRLSLDAPGWGLVTQAATEKRRILIEAVPSEYITISSGLGAAPPASIVILPILFEDRVLGVIELASFSSFSEVHLAFVDQFVNTIGVSINTIIANSRTESLLSESQRLTAELRKRSDELQLTNAELEEKAALLATSSQYKSEFLANMSHELRTPLNSLLVLSRLLADNPDDHLSPQEVEFAVTIHRAGSDLLQLINDILDLSKIEAGRMDVHPKKLPLIKLLDYVRATFQPLALDRGLSFDIKVGENVPLELFSDEQRLQQILRNLLSNAMKFTSSGGVQLIVERSTVSDFEEETLRNADSVIALTVKDTGIGIAPEKLDQIFEAFQQSDGTTNRKYGGTGLGLSISRDMAGLLGGRIIAESEQGVGSAFTLFVPVHYTGPPSGALPAVEARQVSSTTRAIAELTALTGRPAAEPGPESQVDVFRPQESAPRTGTRPDGSDDGVSWPETTRLRDWLSGRLAGVLTDRRILIVDDDIRNVFALTHVLGRVGISVKYAENGREGLEVLDQTPDVSLVLMDIMMPEMDGYEMIAAIRRTPRFADLPIIALTAKAMPGDREKAIESGADDYVPKPVDVDRLLSVICRLLDPQCTLPEPRPDPSDNVRATDRDDGDTLRNRDDDDGATGRPS
- a CDS encoding response regulator, giving the protein MTATQPAASETASILIVDDMEENLVALEAVLGSLGHVVRAHSGEEALKAMLRQEFAVVLIDVLMPGMNGFETAANIKGLDQTKDVPIILLTGAAVDPNYAYRGYTVGAADFLIKPFDPWLLRTKVNVFLDLFRKNRQLVDQSEQLKRLLTADGGRPTVTPSPPPPTCASTEPSYGTDGKDTTDSAERPARPDDADRLSEVVGQLAQAELLLRDANGPGGADLADRIVELEQAVGRLMAERET